From Posidoniimonas polymericola, the proteins below share one genomic window:
- a CDS encoding GspE/PulE family protein: protein MARLGDILIRDHLITPGQLESALAAQGDERGRLGQLLVRRGLITLDQLGDALAEQYCTPYLDLTPQMVNPQVARLLPEKLVRSRGCVPVAVHGDTMQLAMASPDDLETISEAELITGYRVEPFVALDSPVQAVIDRGFDDRLVARQTLVDLKMADLEAAEEIDDDDLTAEVKSDEEQAPVVKLVRAILMGAINANTSDIHLEPHTPEMRVRYRVDGELQPVMTIPSHIEEAVVSRIKVMADMDTTENRRPQDGRLAVDEGGSRVNFRVSTIPTVGGEKVVMRLLDEGNQIFDLERLGLKSRDVATIQALIDKPHGMIVVTGPTGSGKSTTMYAMLSKLNAVSRNIVTVEDPVEYRLPGINQVASDNEHGLGFANALKYIMRQDPDVIMVGEIRDHETAATAVQAALTGHLLISTLHTNDAVGAVARLADLGIDGFKSGGALLGSVAQRLLRSICAECKEPVEPNRKLLDAMTKGQPLENDGLFYRGRGCKKCLGTGYSGRIPIYEILTVTPAVAAAIEKGVPGSRIRELALSEGMVELTTAGLEQVAAGRTTLEEVFYKISS, encoded by the coding sequence ATGGCCCGACTCGGCGACATCCTGATCCGCGACCACCTGATCACCCCGGGTCAGTTGGAGAGTGCGCTCGCCGCCCAGGGCGACGAACGCGGCCGGCTGGGCCAGCTGCTGGTCCGCCGCGGGTTGATCACGCTCGACCAACTCGGCGACGCCCTCGCCGAGCAGTACTGCACACCGTACCTCGACCTGACCCCCCAGATGGTCAACCCGCAGGTGGCGCGGTTGCTGCCGGAGAAGCTCGTGCGTTCTCGCGGCTGCGTGCCGGTGGCGGTCCACGGCGACACCATGCAGCTCGCGATGGCGAGCCCCGACGACCTCGAGACCATCTCCGAGGCCGAGCTGATTACCGGCTACCGCGTCGAGCCGTTCGTCGCGCTCGACAGCCCGGTGCAGGCGGTTATCGACCGCGGCTTCGACGACCGGCTAGTCGCCCGGCAGACGCTGGTCGACCTCAAGATGGCCGACCTCGAGGCCGCCGAGGAGATCGACGACGACGACCTCACCGCCGAGGTGAAGTCCGACGAGGAGCAGGCGCCGGTCGTCAAGCTCGTGCGGGCGATCCTGATGGGCGCCATCAACGCCAACACCAGCGACATCCACCTCGAGCCGCACACGCCCGAGATGCGGGTCCGCTACCGCGTCGACGGCGAGCTGCAGCCGGTGATGACCATCCCCAGCCACATCGAGGAGGCGGTGGTCTCGCGCATCAAGGTGATGGCCGACATGGACACCACCGAGAACCGCCGCCCGCAAGACGGCCGCCTGGCTGTCGACGAGGGTGGATCGAGGGTCAACTTCCGCGTCAGCACGATCCCTACGGTCGGCGGCGAGAAGGTCGTGATGCGGCTGCTGGACGAGGGCAACCAGATCTTCGACCTCGAGCGTCTGGGGTTAAAGTCGCGCGACGTCGCGACCATCCAGGCGCTGATCGACAAGCCGCACGGCATGATCGTCGTGACCGGGCCGACCGGCTCCGGCAAGAGCACCACGATGTACGCGATGCTCTCGAAGCTCAACGCCGTGAGCCGCAACATCGTGACGGTCGAGGACCCGGTTGAGTACCGGCTGCCCGGCATCAACCAGGTGGCGTCGGACAACGAGCACGGGCTCGGCTTCGCCAACGCGCTGAAGTACATCATGCGTCAGGACCCGGACGTCATCATGGTCGGCGAGATCCGCGACCACGAGACTGCGGCCACCGCCGTCCAGGCGGCGCTCACGGGCCACCTGCTGATCAGCACCCTGCACACCAACGACGCCGTGGGCGCCGTGGCGCGGCTCGCCGACCTCGGCATCGACGGGTTCAAGAGCGGCGGCGCGCTGCTCGGCTCCGTCGCCCAGCGTCTGCTCCGCTCGATCTGCGCCGAGTGCAAGGAGCCGGTCGAGCCCAACCGCAAGCTGCTGGACGCCATGACCAAGGGGCAGCCCCTCGAGAACGACGGGCTGTTCTACCGCGGGCGGGGCTGCAAGAAGTGCCTCGGCACCGGCTACTCCGGCCGGATCCCGATCTACGAGATCTTGACCGTCACCCCGGCGGTCGCCGCGGCGATCGAGAAGGGCGTCCCCGGCAGCCGCATCCGCGAGCTGGCCCTCAGCGAGGGGATGGTCGAGCTCACGACCGCCGGCCTGGAGCAGGTCGCGGCCGGGCGGACGACCCTCGAAGAAGTCTTCTACAAGATCTCTAGCTAG
- a CDS encoding type II secretion system F family protein codes for MNARASALPASARRNRSGAGQEGWLAGFDDLRKSLAKWMRRDHLSSADITFLFRSLATLVDSGVSLPKSLGALAEERAMERSQHVVKDLQRRLENGSSFSAALQTHPETFDRVTVNQIKVGERTGALASTLDHIAMQREKSGKLRAEVTKKLAYPAMLMLVGSGVIAFLLGYVVPVFEETYNSAKVPLPGVTRLMIAVGAFAQSYGPWLLLGLAALAFLFKKLRERDNVALAMDQWMLRTPLFGPWLRNIAVLELIDALTNLMGSGYTLVESLAEARTSVSNRAVKLCVRDLYAGVDRGERFSRTVEEHADLFPPMVSQLIIVGERTGNLLNAARHIQRHLEDEIERKANALVGFIEPALTITLAAAVAVILLAIYLPMFDMINTIGA; via the coding sequence ATGAACGCCAGAGCATCAGCGCTGCCCGCGTCCGCCCGCCGCAATCGCTCGGGCGCCGGCCAAGAAGGCTGGCTGGCCGGCTTCGACGACCTGCGGAAGAGCCTCGCCAAATGGATGCGGCGCGACCACCTTAGCAGTGCGGACATCACGTTCCTGTTCCGCAGCCTAGCGACGCTGGTCGACAGCGGCGTGTCGCTGCCGAAGTCGCTCGGTGCGCTGGCCGAAGAACGCGCGATGGAGCGCTCGCAGCACGTCGTCAAGGACTTGCAGCGGCGCCTCGAGAACGGCTCGAGCTTCAGCGCCGCCCTGCAGACGCACCCGGAAACTTTCGACCGCGTTACGGTCAACCAGATCAAGGTGGGCGAGCGCACCGGCGCGCTCGCCTCGACCCTCGACCACATCGCGATGCAGCGGGAGAAGTCGGGCAAGCTCCGCGCCGAGGTCACCAAGAAGCTGGCGTACCCGGCCATGCTGATGCTGGTTGGCAGCGGCGTCATCGCGTTCCTGCTGGGGTACGTGGTGCCCGTCTTCGAGGAGACCTACAACTCGGCCAAGGTGCCGCTCCCTGGGGTGACCCGGCTGATGATCGCCGTGGGGGCCTTTGCTCAGAGCTACGGTCCTTGGCTGCTGCTCGGGCTGGCGGCCCTGGCGTTCTTGTTCAAGAAGCTGCGAGAGCGGGACAACGTCGCCCTGGCGATGGACCAGTGGATGCTGCGGACGCCGCTGTTCGGACCCTGGCTGCGGAACATCGCCGTGCTCGAGCTGATCGACGCGCTCACCAACCTGATGGGCTCCGGCTACACGCTGGTGGAATCGCTGGCGGAGGCCCGCACCTCGGTCAGCAACCGGGCGGTCAAGCTGTGCGTCCGCGATTTGTACGCCGGCGTGGACCGCGGCGAACGCTTCAGCCGCACGGTCGAGGAGCACGCCGACCTGTTCCCGCCGATGGTCAGTCAGCTGATCATCGTGGGCGAACGAACCGGCAACCTGCTCAACGCCGCCCGCCACATCCAGCGTCACCTGGAGGACGAGATCGAGCGGAAGGCGAACGCGCTGGTTGGGTTCATCGAGCCCGCGCTGACCATCACGCTCGCGGCTGCGGTGGCGGTGATCCTGCTTGCGATCTACCTGCCCATGTTCGACATGATCAACACGATTGGCGCCTGA
- a CDS encoding type IV pilin protein — MNTSRTRRGLSLIEMLAVVAVVGILSVLLIPRVSEHSSRGKTVACDLNRGEIELQVQLWRRASGSFPAANLSDIGALTSYFPDGLPVCPVDGSAYTIDTATGRVLGHSH; from the coding sequence ATGAACACTTCGCGGACCAGGCGCGGGCTGTCCCTGATCGAGATGCTGGCGGTGGTGGCGGTTGTCGGCATTTTGTCGGTGCTGCTGATCCCGCGGGTGAGCGAGCACTCCTCCAGGGGTAAGACCGTCGCCTGCGACCTGAACCGCGGTGAGATCGAGCTGCAGGTGCAGCTCTGGCGGCGGGCCAGCGGCTCGTTCCCTGCGGCTAACCTGTCGGACATTGGCGCCCTGACGTCGTATTTCCCGGACGGGCTGCCGGTTTGTCCGGTAGATGGTTCGGCTTACACGATCGACACGGCCACCGGCAGGGTCTTAGGCCACAGTCACTAA
- a CDS encoding competence type IV pilus major pilin ComGC translates to MFTKRRPGFSLMELLAVVTILGIIAAIIVPRVSVSSSTAKTKVNSHNLATINSAVERWYIEKGSWPADLATLAADTNYFPDGIPLNPVNGNLYELNTDHRAQDSGSPPP, encoded by the coding sequence ATGTTTACAAAACGCCGACCAGGCTTCTCGCTGATGGAACTGCTGGCCGTGGTGACCATCCTCGGCATCATCGCGGCGATCATCGTGCCGCGTGTGAGCGTCTCAAGTTCCACCGCGAAGACTAAGGTCAACAGCCACAACCTCGCCACGATCAACTCGGCCGTCGAGCGTTGGTATATCGAGAAGGGCTCGTGGCCGGCCGACCTAGCCACCCTAGCCGCCGACACCAACTACTTCCCGGACGGCATCCCGCTCAACCCGGTTAATGGCAACCTCTACGAGCTCAACACGGACCACCGCGCCCAGGACTCTGGTTCGCCCCCTCCGTGA
- a CDS encoding type II secretion system protein produces the protein MCTQSTNNGARPAWPRRAFSLLEMMLVLAVLGLLSTMAVTRFGHGALAVTDGEGLARQLTLDLRQARRRTITTGVDHYVQFNRSGGAVVGFVLCRSGGDPEDDTRPIPAGLTVATASDTWTFGFDGALQGVGGSTAATITSDTFQWVVTCYHPTGLVECVKQAAP, from the coding sequence ATGTGCACCCAATCCACAAACAACGGCGCACGCCCGGCCTGGCCGCGGCGTGCGTTTTCGTTGCTGGAGATGATGCTTGTGCTCGCCGTGCTGGGCCTGCTCAGCACGATGGCGGTCACGCGTTTCGGCCACGGCGCCCTGGCGGTGACCGACGGCGAGGGGTTGGCGCGCCAGCTGACGCTTGACCTGCGGCAGGCCCGCCGCCGCACCATCACCACCGGCGTCGACCACTATGTCCAGTTCAACCGCTCTGGCGGCGCTGTGGTCGGCTTCGTGCTCTGCCGCAGCGGCGGCGACCCAGAAGACGACACCCGGCCCATCCCGGCGGGGCTGACGGTCGCGACCGCCTCGGACACGTGGACCTTCGGCTTCGACGGCGCCCTGCAGGGCGTAGGCGGCAGCACCGCCGCAACCATCACCAGCGACACCTTCCAGTGGGTCGTTACTTGCTACCACCCCACCGGGCTGGTGGAGTGCGTGAAGCAGGCTGCCCCGTGA
- a CDS encoding type II secretion system protein has product MPPDSTPPKPRRRSGYSLLELVLAIALAGGTLAPALALLRDGMTVSRETDQQLLLTNYAIQILEERMAAASASWDDTAASGSFAADGFASIRYTATASDSATDGGEPNALMHIHVTTYVDENANTTYDTGEPSCSFRTKVASLQSYVDKATN; this is encoded by the coding sequence ATGCCACCCGACAGCACACCGCCGAAACCGCGCCGCCGCTCTGGGTACTCGCTGCTCGAGTTGGTGCTCGCCATCGCATTGGCCGGCGGCACGCTAGCGCCCGCCCTGGCCTTGCTGCGCGACGGGATGACCGTGAGTCGAGAGACCGACCAGCAGCTGCTGCTGACCAACTATGCGATACAGATCCTTGAGGAACGGATGGCGGCGGCCTCGGCGAGCTGGGACGACACAGCGGCCAGCGGGAGCTTCGCCGCGGACGGGTTCGCCTCGATCCGCTACACGGCCACCGCGTCCGACTCGGCGACCGACGGCGGCGAGCCAAATGCTTTGATGCACATCCACGTCACGACCTACGTCGACGAGAACGCCAACACCACCTACGACACCGGCGAGCCGAGCTGCTCGTTCCGCACCAAGGTCGCCTCGCTCCAGAGCTATGTCGATAAAGCCACCAACTAG
- a CDS encoding secretin N-terminal domain-containing protein: protein MPAGRADYPTRPRRIAWVQRAALLAAVWAGCASAVGDAQEPLPVMPTLPSPPMADAAGPALAAEKPSRSLVEALETHGDLTLQNGTLKSALFTIGEQWGINIVTGEIDGAVNGVFRDAPLREILDSILLSNGYGYRPVGQSLVVTRLSELGQVNPFFVSETIPIAVADVNEVVQGASLLSTPNGQVRAIPSARAVVVLDFADRVEKIREFIKAIDAATARSNGTSAASPNRPLEVAYLKTHHVTAQDMLELLSAVMSSAGKATVLPREDRLLVVDYPENVRMVREVVAHADRPRPQVVIQALIYDISLQDLEELGLNWHSVSNGNLAGATISGGGGVAGSGALNAGTGTLINSVTKVPFADGAAGGAFTLYNLSNNFSMAAVAMALQNAADSRLLASPNVTVVENELATIQSVSEIPYQQLTQTAAGGNIGTTAFKEAGITLNVTPKIGMDGTIQMQVSPEFSRLTGFTPGDNQPIIDKRIATTHVRIANGHTFVIGGLRQRSDVGDFKGIPFLKDVRFIGPLFRSHETDIRESELMVFIRPTIVGCAEPLCEREQRTADTVDCRLERIPAAEGCPGGCASASDCGSASLGPEPYYPTEAGGEPYGRTMPHNPSLRRLPPIGDAQAQPADGFAGGLRRGYDARYRAANAPQPATPEPEEKGKRSSFIGRLWR, encoded by the coding sequence ATGCCAGCGGGCCGAGCAGACTACCCGACCCGCCCACGTCGTATCGCGTGGGTGCAACGCGCCGCCTTGCTGGCCGCCGTGTGGGCGGGGTGCGCCTCTGCGGTAGGAGACGCCCAAGAGCCGCTGCCGGTCATGCCGACGCTGCCGTCGCCCCCAATGGCGGACGCCGCCGGGCCCGCCCTTGCGGCCGAGAAGCCAAGCCGCTCGCTGGTCGAGGCCCTCGAGACCCACGGCGACCTGACGCTGCAGAACGGCACGCTCAAGTCGGCCCTGTTCACGATCGGCGAACAGTGGGGCATCAATATCGTCACCGGCGAGATCGACGGCGCCGTGAACGGCGTGTTCCGCGACGCCCCGCTCCGTGAGATCCTCGACTCCATCCTGCTGAGCAACGGCTACGGCTACCGGCCCGTTGGCCAGAGCCTGGTTGTGACCCGGCTCAGCGAGCTCGGGCAGGTCAACCCGTTCTTTGTCTCCGAGACCATCCCGATCGCCGTCGCGGACGTCAACGAGGTCGTGCAGGGGGCCTCGCTGCTGTCGACGCCCAATGGCCAGGTGCGGGCGATTCCTTCGGCCCGCGCGGTGGTGGTGCTCGACTTTGCCGACCGCGTCGAGAAGATCCGCGAGTTCATCAAGGCGATTGACGCGGCGACCGCCCGCTCGAACGGCACGTCGGCGGCGTCGCCCAACCGTCCGCTCGAGGTGGCCTACCTCAAGACCCACCACGTCACCGCTCAGGACATGCTCGAGCTGCTCAGCGCGGTGATGAGCTCCGCCGGCAAGGCGACCGTACTCCCGCGCGAAGACCGGCTGCTGGTGGTCGATTACCCAGAGAACGTACGGATGGTCCGCGAGGTGGTCGCCCACGCCGACCGGCCACGCCCTCAGGTGGTGATTCAGGCCCTAATTTATGACATCAGCCTGCAGGATCTGGAGGAGCTCGGCCTCAACTGGCACAGCGTCAGCAACGGCAACCTGGCTGGGGCGACCATCAGCGGTGGCGGAGGGGTCGCGGGGTCCGGCGCCCTCAACGCCGGGACCGGCACGCTCATCAACTCGGTGACCAAGGTCCCGTTCGCCGACGGCGCGGCTGGCGGGGCGTTCACGCTGTACAACCTGAGCAACAACTTCAGCATGGCCGCCGTGGCGATGGCGCTGCAGAACGCGGCCGACTCGCGGCTGCTCGCCTCGCCCAACGTAACGGTGGTCGAGAACGAGCTGGCGACCATCCAAAGCGTTTCGGAGATCCCCTACCAGCAGCTGACGCAGACCGCGGCGGGCGGCAACATCGGCACCACGGCCTTCAAGGAGGCCGGCATCACCCTCAACGTGACGCCGAAGATCGGCATGGACGGCACCATCCAGATGCAGGTCTCGCCCGAGTTCAGCCGTCTGACCGGTTTCACGCCCGGCGACAACCAGCCGATCATCGACAAGCGGATCGCGACCACGCACGTGCGGATCGCTAACGGCCACACGTTCGTCATCGGCGGCCTCCGCCAGAGGAGCGACGTCGGCGACTTCAAGGGGATCCCGTTCCTCAAGGACGTGCGGTTCATCGGGCCGCTGTTCCGCTCCCACGAGACCGACATCCGCGAGAGCGAGCTGATGGTGTTCATCCGGCCAACGATTGTCGGGTGCGCCGAGCCGCTGTGCGAGCGGGAGCAGCGCACGGCCGACACGGTCGATTGCCGGCTCGAGCGGATCCCGGCGGCCGAGGGCTGCCCCGGCGGGTGCGCGTCTGCGTCTGACTGCGGCTCAGCATCGCTCGGCCCCGAGCCGTACTACCCGACCGAAGCCGGCGGCGAGCCCTACGGTCGGACCATGCCCCACAACCCGTCCCTCCGCCGGCTGCCGCCCATCGGCGACGCGCAGGCCCAGCCTGCCGACGGCTTCGCGGGCGGGCTGCGCCGCGGCTACGACGCCCGTTACCGAGCCGCCAACGCCCCCCAACCGGCCACGCCGGAGCCAGAGGAAAAGGGCAAGCGTTCCAGCTTCATCGGTCGACTCTGGCGCTAG
- a CDS encoding ABC transporter ATP-binding protein, whose translation MKSDRPLIELRGLHRVFGDTHAVRGVSFQVMPGEVFGYIGPNGAGKTTSMRILATLDEPTAGDAFVDGLSVTEDPDRVRRRLGFMPDYYGAYRDVNVREYLDFFARSYGLRGDERRRALSHAMGFTGLDKLATKPMDGLSKGMKQRLALGRTMIHDPAVMVLDEPAAGLDPRARIELREMISQLADLGKAVLISSHILTELAAICHKVGILEQGQLLAVGSVDEISRQAQPHSVITIRVLTDPASAHDWLAARADVERVERVEQRLTVRHAGDDVARADLLESLIGQGVRVAEFRSQETSLEDLFLHVTEGRVQ comes from the coding sequence GTGAAGTCCGACCGCCCCCTGATCGAACTCCGCGGCCTGCACCGGGTGTTTGGCGACACGCACGCGGTGCGCGGGGTCTCGTTCCAGGTGATGCCGGGCGAGGTGTTCGGGTACATCGGCCCGAACGGGGCCGGCAAGACCACCAGCATGCGGATCCTGGCGACCCTCGACGAGCCAACCGCCGGCGACGCGTTTGTCGACGGGCTGTCGGTCACCGAGGACCCGGACCGCGTCCGGCGGCGGCTCGGCTTCATGCCCGACTACTACGGCGCCTACCGCGACGTTAACGTGCGTGAGTACCTTGACTTCTTCGCCCGCAGCTACGGCCTGCGGGGCGACGAGCGCCGCCGCGCGTTGTCGCACGCGATGGGCTTCACGGGTCTTGACAAGCTCGCCACCAAGCCGATGGACGGCCTGTCCAAGGGGATGAAACAGCGGCTGGCGCTCGGGCGGACCATGATCCACGACCCCGCGGTGATGGTGCTCGACGAGCCGGCGGCCGGGCTCGACCCGCGGGCGCGGATCGAGCTGCGCGAGATGATCTCGCAGCTGGCCGACCTCGGCAAGGCGGTGCTGATCAGCTCGCACATCCTCACCGAGCTGGCGGCGATCTGCCACAAGGTCGGCATCCTCGAGCAGGGGCAGCTGCTGGCGGTCGGGTCGGTAGACGAGATCAGCCGGCAGGCCCAGCCGCATTCGGTGATCACGATCAGGGTGCTCACCGACCCGGCGTCGGCGCACGACTGGCTCGCCGCCCGGGCCGACGTCGAGCGCGTCGAACGGGTCGAACAGCGGCTGACGGTGCGTCACGCCGGCGACGACGTCGCGCGGGCCGACCTGCTGGAGTCCCTGATTGGCCAGGGCGTGCGGGTGGCGGAGTTCCGCTCTCAGGAGACCTCCCTCGAGGACCTGTTCCTCCATGTCACCGAGGGCCGTGTGCAATGA
- a CDS encoding DUF1598 domain-containing protein — protein MRRCLNAQSVSTYAAIAVMALCCNPSQAQFFRGGAVGGVSIDAHGVLTAPEVGQNEQMMQAWQKGLKPAPADLQQYTDMRYVSLRRLEEQVAKSRAAGEQLPEGVACMAGLLRVEYVFVYPEQGDVVLAGPAEGWKVDRLGNVVGATSNRPVLMLEDLMVALRSNKVSGGPVISCSIDPTEEGLRRAQQVASRFTSATTSAAAGRRMEEALGPQVITVTGVPATSHFARAIVAADFRMKRLAMNFEPAPIDGMPSYLHLAGKNTDAFPRWWLAANYEPLLQDPQGLAWQLRGQGVKCMTETDFVDAQGRRTHSGKASPNAQKWADLLTERFEDLANEDSAFGQLRNVMDLSVVAALLHKEGLIEHVGLELPEMMTGYELEEFPAPREVASQASFLNKRGKRIVTASGGVQLTPWHVAENLQETTELAPAREQAIAKAGAAWWWQ, from the coding sequence ATGCGTCGGTGTCTAAACGCCCAGAGTGTCTCGACCTACGCCGCAATCGCGGTGATGGCCCTGTGCTGCAACCCCAGCCAGGCGCAGTTCTTCCGGGGCGGCGCCGTTGGTGGCGTGAGCATTGACGCCCACGGCGTGCTCACCGCGCCCGAGGTAGGCCAGAACGAACAGATGATGCAGGCCTGGCAGAAGGGCCTGAAGCCCGCGCCGGCCGATCTGCAGCAGTACACCGACATGCGATACGTGTCGCTGCGGCGGCTCGAAGAGCAGGTCGCTAAGAGCCGCGCCGCGGGCGAGCAGCTTCCCGAGGGGGTCGCCTGCATGGCCGGCCTGCTGCGGGTCGAGTACGTGTTTGTTTACCCCGAGCAGGGCGACGTCGTCCTGGCGGGCCCGGCCGAGGGCTGGAAGGTCGACCGGCTCGGCAATGTGGTCGGCGCCACGTCGAACCGCCCGGTGCTGATGCTCGAGGACCTGATGGTCGCGCTGCGGTCCAACAAGGTGAGCGGCGGCCCGGTGATCAGCTGCTCAATCGACCCCACCGAAGAAGGCCTGCGTCGGGCCCAGCAGGTCGCGTCGCGTTTCACGTCGGCAACCACGTCCGCGGCCGCTGGCCGGCGGATGGAGGAAGCCCTCGGCCCGCAGGTGATCACGGTCACCGGCGTGCCGGCCACGAGCCATTTTGCCCGCGCGATTGTGGCGGCCGACTTCCGCATGAAGCGGCTGGCGATGAACTTCGAGCCGGCGCCGATCGACGGCATGCCGAGCTACCTGCACCTCGCCGGCAAGAACACCGACGCCTTTCCGCGGTGGTGGCTGGCCGCCAACTACGAGCCGCTGCTGCAGGACCCGCAGGGCCTGGCGTGGCAGCTCCGCGGTCAGGGCGTGAAGTGCATGACCGAAACCGACTTTGTCGACGCCCAGGGCCGCCGCACCCACAGCGGCAAGGCGAGCCCCAACGCCCAGAAGTGGGCCGACCTGCTGACCGAGCGGTTTGAGGACCTGGCGAATGAGGACTCTGCCTTCGGCCAGCTCCGCAACGTGATGGACCTGTCGGTCGTCGCGGCGCTGCTCCACAAGGAAGGCCTGATCGAGCATGTCGGCCTTGAGCTGCCGGAGATGATGACCGGCTACGAGCTAGAAGAATTCCCCGCACCCCGCGAGGTTGCCTCGCAGGCGAGCTTCCTCAACAAGCGTGGAAAACGGATCGTCACCGCGTCGGGCGGCGTGCAGCTGACCCCGTGGCACGTGGCCGAGAACCTCCAAGAAACCACCGAGCTGGCCCCGGCCCGCGAGCAGGCAATCGCCAAGGCGGGCGCCGCGTGGTGGTGGCAGTAA